Below is a genomic region from Bacillaceae bacterium S4-13-56.
GTCGCAAGTAAAAACAGGTAAATAGAAGGGCTCTATTAACGCAGAATGGAATGCCGCAAGTAAAAACGAGTGAATAGAAAGGCTCTATTAACGCAGAAAGGAATGCCGCAAGTAAAAACGAGTGAATAGAAAGGCTCTATTAACGCAGAAAGGAATGTCGCAAGTAAAAACGAGTGAATAGAAGCATTCTATTAACGTGAAAATGGATGCCGAGAGTAAAAACGCCGCTGTTGGGACAGGAACCAACGGTGTTCCTGTCCCCTAAGGACCAACCTCATGCTATAATTGGTGATAGAGAAAAAAACAGGAGTGATTTTTTGGAATTCAATGATGTTGTACACGGGCACAGATCTATTAGAAAATATGAAGATAGGGAAGTCAGTCAGGAGCTGCTGGAACAAATATTAGATGCTGGAATTCGTGCTTCTTCTAGTGGGAATATGCAGGCTTATTCGATCATCGTGACAAGAGATAAGGAACTAAGGGAAAAATTATATGCTCCACATATGGAACAGTCTATGGTAGTGGATGCACCTGTATTGTTAACTTTTTGCGCTGATTTTAATCGAATGAGAAAATGGCTTACACTCAATGAGGCACCTTTGCAATTTGATAATTATATGAGTTTTATGATTGGTGCTATCGATGCGACGCTAGTAGCACAAAACTGTGCGTTAGCTGCTGAAAATGAGGGGTTAGGCATTTGTTATATGGGTTCAACCCTTGCCAACTGTGACCAAATCGGTGAACTATTAAATTTACCACCGAATGTGGTGCCGGTTGTGGGTTATTCCTTAGGATATCCTGCAGAAGACCCTGCTCCAAGGGATCGATTGCCTAAGAGTGGACTGGTTCATTATGAGCAGTACCATGAGTTTTCCGATGGAGAAATTCTTGATATCTATAAAGAAAAAGACGTTATGGGATGGAAACGCTATATGGACAACCCTAAACTTAAAGAAATGACAGAGCGTTTAGGACTGAAAAATCTTGCTCAAATCTATACCATTGCTAAGTATACGAAAGAATCTCATCACGAATTTTCGCAAACAGTGTTGAATTATTTGGAGAAGCAAAATTTTATGAATAACGAATGACTCGGTAGGGACAGAAACACCGGTGTTCCTGTCCCTACAACACCACCCACCACTCAAATGAAAAAGACGCCCTAAAAGGACGTCTTTTTATGCGTATTGCGGCGAGAGACAGCACTCCACATAGCGCTTTGCCTAAAAGGCGCGTCAATCTCGTCTTATGCAATTCAGCTCATCGCTAGAACAGTATACCACCATCAAAAAGAAAAGAGAAGTGGAAAAATTTATAAATAACCACAAAATTGAGTCATGATATGATTT
It encodes:
- a CDS encoding nitroreductase family protein, encoding MEFNDVVHGHRSIRKYEDREVSQELLEQILDAGIRASSSGNMQAYSIIVTRDKELREKLYAPHMEQSMVVDAPVLLTFCADFNRMRKWLTLNEAPLQFDNYMSFMIGAIDATLVAQNCALAAENEGLGICYMGSTLANCDQIGELLNLPPNVVPVVGYSLGYPAEDPAPRDRLPKSGLVHYEQYHEFSDGEILDIYKEKDVMGWKRYMDNPKLKEMTERLGLKNLAQIYTIAKYTKESHHEFSQTVLNYLEKQNFMNNE